Below is a window of Dethiosulfovibrio salsuginis DNA.
TAAGCGTTCTTGCCCTGGATTCCCCTAATTTGGCTAAAGAGGCAATCTCTTTAAATGAACACAAGCTATCACCCACGTAAAAACCTCCCTTATCTCCTTTTCGCCAATTAAAAAAGCCGCCATAAGGCGGCTTTTTTCTAGTAAGATTTAGCCAGTATAGCCAGACGACAGCCTTCCTTGCCGGTGTAGAAACATCTACCTGTTTTGTCCTGATCCTCTAAGGGGAAGCAACGGACAGTCGCTCCGGTAGACTCTTTAATAGCCTTTTCGTCCTCTTTGGTCCCTCCGAAATAGGCACGGACAAACCCTCCTTTGGTTTCGACTATCTGTTTCAGTTCATCAAGACTGGATGCGGAGTAGGTGTTTTGTTCCCTGAAAGCACGGGCTTTCTCAAGCATATCCCTTTGAATTGTCTCGAGAAGCTCGGAGACGGCGGTCTCCAGCCCCTCCCAGGAAAGGTCCAGCTTTTCCCCAGTATCCCTCCGAACGGCCCTTACGGTCCCTTTTTCAAATTCCTTCTCCCCTAACTCCAGCCTGAGAGGAACTCCCTTCTGAAGGTGGTAGAAGAACCTATCCCCGGGCCTCATGTGGAACTGACGGTCCACATCGACGTGGTGAAGACCGATTATAGACTCTATCCGATCCCCTAGCTCCCTGGCCTTCGGAAGTAAGACCTCCTCAGCTCTGGACTCGTCCTTGCTTATCGGAAGGATAGCCACTTTTTTAGGAGCTATCCTAGGGGGAAGGATCAGGCCATCGTCATCTGAGTGGGTCATTATGACCGCACCGATAAGCCTGGTAGAGACCCCCCAGCTGGTGGTCCAGGCGAACTCCATCTGTTCATCTTTGTTTTGAAACTGTATATCGAAGGCCTTTGAGAAGTTCTGTCCAAGGAAATGACTGGTGCCAGCCTGAAGGGCCT
It encodes the following:
- the proS gene encoding proline--tRNA ligase produces the protein MARNITPKGQDYSQWYLDIIKVAELADYAPVRGCMVIRPTGYSVWEEIQQKFDMAFKETGHVNAYFPVLIPNSFLEKEAEHVEGFSPECAVVTHAGGEKLEEPLVVRPTSETVIGHMYSKWVQSWRDLPLLINQWANVMRWEKRPRLFLRTSEFLWQEGHTAHATKQEAIEETEKMLEVYRRIMTEELALPVIPGIKSEGERFPGAEETYTTETMMSDTKALQAGTSHFLGQNFSKAFDIQFQNKDEQMEFAWTTSWGVSTRLIGAVIMTHSDDDGLILPPRIAPKKVAILPISKDESRAEEVLLPKARELGDRIESIIGLHHVDVDRQFHMRPGDRFFYHLQKGVPLRLELGEKEFEKGTVRAVRRDTGEKLDLSWEGLETAVSELLETIQRDMLEKARAFREQNTYSASSLDELKQIVETKGGFVRAYFGGTKEDEKAIKESTGATVRCFPLEDQDKTGRCFYTGKEGCRLAILAKSY